A genomic segment from bacterium encodes:
- a CDS encoding integration host factor subunit beta has translation MTKADLVERVAERTGLTRTDVAVVVDSFLDTIKKSMEEMQNIEIRGFGTFKIKLRKARKARNPRTGDEVPVPDRKVPVFKPSNEFKDLITKLPLEGQ, from the coding sequence ATGACCAAAGCTGATCTGGTGGAACGTGTCGCCGAACGGACCGGCCTGACCCGCACTGATGTCGCGGTGGTCGTAGATTCGTTTCTCGATACGATAAAGAAGTCGATGGAAGAGATGCAGAACATTGAGATTCGCGGCTTCGGAACCTTCAAAATTAAGCTCCGCAAGGCGCGCAAGGCCAGAAACCCGCGCACCGGAGACGAGGTTCCGGTTCCTGATCGCAAAGTTCCGGTATTCAAACCGTCGAATGAGTTCAAGGATCTTATTACAAAACTACCTCTGGAAGGCCAATAA
- the mutL gene encoding DNA mismatch repair endonuclease MutL, which produces MASRIKLLPNVLINKIAAGEVIERPASVVKELVENSLDAQATSVRIDIADGGLGRIEVNDNGIGMTPEDLKLAICRHATSKLSSPDDLFAISSFGFRGEALPSILSVSQSTIKSRARGADSGYQLEIAGGELTSESEVGCDFGTTISVRNIFFNTPARRKFLKSPSAEVRRLIEVVESLAISNPQCEFILDSDGQRLVDLAASTDKFDRAKQLFGSVNSEKFVRGERNGDSLRVEVFVSKPEACRRNRSRILLLVNGRRIESRSLFAAVTSAYGEFLAGGLYPQGAIFITIDPSLVDVNVHPAKSEVRFADERVIFHTIYHVVRESLLEGRVVPGLNAGSSPGRREDFSGYAREVDARRAVQSFFEPRSLNPVQAEESMAAIFAQAATTPETHQHSFSAATETAHAQTTESVQPTTARHELSTALRGEVRLQQLALLYIVAVTADSILIIDQHAAHERILYELALKSFGHHTISSQRLLLPMQVHLEPDDLFTYEKEKESLAALGFVVESFGPRQIQIEAVPAVLGRKNPEVVFRELLDDFSDVKGDEQKRFQKKAASFACRGAIMSGDRLSEPAMRALFENLMTSENPYVCPHGRPTMIRFSKHELDVKFGRIG; this is translated from the coding sequence ATGGCGTCAAGAATTAAGCTTCTCCCCAATGTTCTGATCAACAAGATCGCCGCCGGTGAAGTTATCGAGCGTCCCGCATCGGTCGTGAAAGAACTGGTCGAAAACTCCCTCGACGCACAGGCGACTTCCGTACGAATCGACATCGCCGATGGCGGACTTGGCCGTATCGAAGTTAACGACAACGGAATCGGGATGACTCCCGAAGACCTGAAACTTGCCATCTGCCGTCACGCTACCAGCAAGCTATCTAGCCCAGACGATCTTTTTGCAATCAGCTCATTCGGATTTCGCGGCGAAGCTCTGCCCTCAATTCTGTCCGTGTCGCAAAGCACCATCAAATCGCGGGCTCGGGGCGCAGATAGCGGCTATCAGCTTGAGATTGCCGGTGGGGAACTGACATCGGAAAGCGAAGTCGGTTGTGATTTTGGAACCACCATCTCTGTCCGAAACATTTTCTTCAATACTCCAGCACGCCGCAAATTTCTCAAGTCACCTTCGGCTGAAGTGCGTCGCCTGATCGAGGTTGTCGAGTCACTTGCGATCTCGAATCCACAGTGTGAGTTCATTCTCGACTCGGATGGACAGCGCTTAGTTGACCTGGCGGCTTCCACCGACAAGTTTGATCGTGCCAAACAACTTTTTGGATCAGTCAACTCTGAGAAATTCGTCCGAGGCGAGAGAAACGGTGATTCCTTGCGAGTCGAAGTTTTCGTTTCGAAACCGGAAGCTTGCCGCCGCAATCGTTCGCGGATTCTTCTCTTGGTCAACGGTCGGCGTATCGAATCTCGTTCGCTATTTGCAGCGGTAACATCAGCGTACGGAGAATTCCTTGCCGGTGGGCTCTACCCGCAAGGGGCGATATTTATCACAATTGACCCATCGCTTGTCGACGTCAACGTCCATCCGGCAAAGTCCGAAGTTCGCTTCGCCGATGAGCGAGTAATCTTCCACACGATCTACCACGTTGTTCGCGAGTCACTGCTTGAGGGCCGCGTCGTTCCCGGATTGAACGCAGGTAGTTCGCCCGGTCGCCGCGAGGACTTCTCTGGATATGCCCGCGAGGTGGATGCCCGTCGAGCCGTACAGTCGTTCTTCGAGCCAAGAAGTCTTAACCCTGTGCAAGCCGAAGAATCGATGGCCGCCATATTTGCCCAGGCAGCAACAACACCGGAGACCCATCAGCACTCGTTTTCGGCCGCTACGGAAACAGCACACGCTCAAACAACAGAATCTGTCCAACCGACAACTGCGCGACACGAATTGTCGACGGCTCTGCGCGGTGAAGTAAGACTCCAGCAACTCGCATTACTCTACATCGTTGCAGTAACTGCTGATTCGATCTTGATCATCGACCAGCACGCGGCGCACGAGCGAATTCTCTACGAATTGGCGCTTAAATCCTTCGGCCATCATACGATTTCTTCTCAGCGTCTCTTGTTACCGATGCAAGTGCATCTCGAACCGGACGACCTCTTCACCTACGAGAAGGAAAAGGAATCGCTGGCAGCGCTCGGGTTTGTCGTCGAGAGCTTCGGGCCGCGACAGATTCAAATTGAAGCAGTTCCGGCTGTCTTAGGTCGTAAGAATCCTGAGGTTGTCTTTCGCGAGCTCCTTGATGACTTCTCAGATGTCAAAGGCGACGAGCAGAAGCGCTTCCAGAAGAAAGCAGCATCCTTTGCCTGCAGGGGAGCTATCATGTCCGGCGACCGTCTTTCTGAACCGGCGATGCGAGCCTTATTCGAAAACCTCATGACTTCGGAAAACCCTTATGTTTGCCCGCATGGCCGTCCGACTATGATCCGATTCTCAAAACATGAACTTGATGTCAAATTCGGACGCATCGGTTAA
- a CDS encoding DUF892 family protein, protein MRLFDSLDKMCQDALADLVSAEQQILKALPGIIEAASSTELHQALLEQIKISESQLARLKETAFLLDGTPLCDADTEDVRGFLHDDHGRNYGPMNDNELLDANRNVGCHRVEHYEIAAYAELISCMKELEKQSSLLIESLAEEVDPDDRLSQLVMKVAKHPKRESFRPQNVAVQHC, encoded by the coding sequence ATGAGACTGTTTGATTCGCTCGACAAAATGTGCCAGGATGCACTGGCAGATCTCGTAAGTGCTGAGCAACAAATTCTAAAGGCATTGCCGGGCATCATCGAAGCCGCATCATCTACCGAACTACACCAAGCATTACTCGAACAGATCAAAATCAGCGAAAGCCAGTTAGCGCGGCTCAAGGAGACCGCCTTCTTGCTTGATGGCACACCACTGTGCGATGCCGACACCGAAGATGTCAGGGGATTTCTGCATGACGACCACGGAAGGAATTATGGACCTATGAACGACAACGAACTCTTGGATGCCAATCGCAATGTCGGTTGTCATCGCGTCGAGCACTACGAGATTGCCGCGTATGCAGAGTTGATCTCCTGCATGAAAGAATTGGAGAAGCAGTCTTCGCTGTTAATCGAAAGCTTGGCCGAAGAAGTAGATCCCGATGACCGGCTCAGTCAGCTTGTCATGAAGGTAGCCAAACACCCGAAGCGTGAATCGTTCAGACCACAGAATGTGGCGGTTCAGCATTGTTGA
- a CDS encoding LysM peptidoglycan-binding domain-containing protein: MLLRISCFLVAVVLAVAGCASTVRQGSAIASSNDRVSAHAEDRAGYNSVPSDTVASNLQDEMYIQALDELALAEEYYQYGAQANAAERWNEAQYNFERSISILSALDIEPDVNTEYGQRYTSLLGEIRSEYKLTLLYLATIPGETSSSAFVDRFEEIDDFAKLRQERVVTDVDKTETYDIPIVVNEKVENCIIYFQTIARDFFQAALTRSGKYTPIMARILEEEGLPTDLIYLPLIESGYKTNAYSWAKATGPWQFISSTGKHYGLYRNWWYDERRDFERSTRAAARYLGFLYGRYDDWYLALSAYNAGEGRIDRATKKENTKDYWRLKTIARETRDYVPLFLAATIIAKNPEKYGFTAYYDDCLEYETVTVGKCVDLRHVAKSIGTTHEYLQHLNPELLRNITPPGIEAYRLRIPKNTETAFWASYDSFEEPTVAGVEKHTIKRGETWASIAKKYGISSKVLAEANGSSNKSKLVAGKSLMIPLKNSELASKSGGSSRKSSTSSSKSKVSSNGTYTVKKGDNLTQIAEAHGTTVNDLRSLNGIGPYADLHPGQKIKVNSKATSKSSKSSGNKIMTYKVKKGDTLAKIAQKYNTNTQEIASINGIHTIDHLRIGQLINVPASKASTESKSTKSSRGGGILVYVVKAGDTLWEIAKNFGTTVEDIVTLNKLPSRKVKIGDKIKVKRG; the protein is encoded by the coding sequence ATGTTGCTTCGAATAAGTTGTTTTCTAGTTGCCGTCGTTCTCGCGGTAGCTGGATGCGCCTCCACGGTTCGTCAGGGCTCTGCAATTGCATCGTCCAACGATCGTGTATCAGCGCATGCAGAGGATCGCGCCGGCTATAACTCCGTGCCTTCCGATACGGTTGCTTCCAACCTGCAAGATGAAATGTACATTCAGGCTCTTGACGAGCTCGCTCTCGCGGAAGAATACTATCAGTATGGTGCACAAGCAAATGCGGCCGAACGCTGGAATGAAGCACAATACAACTTCGAAAGATCAATCTCCATTCTCTCTGCTCTCGATATTGAACCCGATGTAAATACTGAATATGGCCAGCGGTATACTTCACTGCTTGGGGAAATCAGATCCGAATATAAACTCACATTGCTTTACCTTGCGACGATTCCGGGTGAGACTTCGAGTTCTGCTTTCGTTGATCGGTTTGAAGAGATCGACGACTTTGCGAAACTCCGCCAAGAGCGTGTTGTCACAGATGTCGACAAGACAGAGACTTACGACATTCCGATCGTCGTGAATGAAAAGGTCGAGAACTGCATTATCTATTTCCAGACAATCGCTCGTGATTTCTTCCAGGCTGCGCTTACCCGTTCAGGCAAATACACACCTATCATGGCAAGAATTCTTGAGGAAGAGGGACTTCCCACTGACCTCATCTATCTCCCACTAATCGAGTCTGGTTACAAGACTAATGCCTACTCGTGGGCGAAGGCAACTGGCCCGTGGCAGTTTATTAGCAGTACCGGCAAACATTACGGTTTGTATCGTAATTGGTGGTACGATGAGAGACGTGACTTCGAAAGATCAACCCGTGCGGCCGCTCGTTATCTCGGATTCCTCTATGGTCGCTACGACGATTGGTACTTGGCACTATCGGCTTACAACGCCGGTGAAGGTCGCATCGATCGCGCTACCAAAAAGGAAAACACCAAAGACTATTGGCGTCTCAAGACAATTGCTCGCGAGACCCGTGATTATGTGCCGTTATTCCTCGCTGCGACGATTATCGCAAAGAACCCCGAAAAATACGGCTTCACAGCCTACTATGATGATTGCCTTGAGTATGAGACTGTCACTGTCGGTAAGTGCGTCGATCTCCGCCATGTTGCGAAGTCAATTGGCACTACGCACGAATATCTTCAGCATCTGAATCCCGAACTCCTGCGCAACATCACGCCCCCTGGAATCGAGGCATATCGTCTGCGAATTCCGAAGAACACCGAGACTGCATTCTGGGCTTCCTACGATTCATTCGAAGAACCGACTGTCGCCGGTGTCGAGAAGCACACCATCAAGCGCGGGGAGACTTGGGCCAGTATTGCCAAGAAATACGGTATCTCGTCAAAGGTCCTGGCTGAAGCAAACGGCAGTTCGAACAAGAGCAAATTGGTGGCTGGCAAATCGCTGATGATACCCCTAAAGAACTCCGAGTTGGCGAGCAAGAGCGGTGGTTCCAGCCGCAAGTCTTCGACTTCCTCGTCGAAATCCAAGGTCAGTTCCAATGGCACCTATACAGTCAAGAAGGGCGACAATCTCACTCAGATTGCCGAAGCCCACGGCACAACTGTAAACGATTTGCGGTCTTTGAACGGAATTGGGCCATATGCCGACTTACACCCGGGTCAGAAGATCAAAGTCAATTCCAAAGCAACGAGCAAGTCATCGAAGTCGTCCGGCAACAAGATAATGACCTACAAAGTCAAAAAGGGCGATACACTTGCCAAAATCGCGCAGAAATACAATACCAACACCCAAGAAATCGCTTCTATTAACGGAATTCACACGATCGATCATTTGCGCATTGGGCAGTTGATCAATGTGCCTGCAAGCAAAGCATCCACTGAGAGCAAGTCCACCAAATCAAGTAGGGGCGGTGGAATTCTTGTTTATGTAGTCAAAGCCGGCGACACACTCTGGGAAATCGCCAAGAACTTTGGCACGACTGTCGAAGACATTGTGACACTAAATAAACTTCCCTCGCGCAAAGTGAAGATTGGCGACAAAATCAAAGTGAAGCGCGGATAA
- the sppA gene encoding signal peptide peptidase SppA: MAKARDIVIGVIIAGSFLLFLAMILLMFFLGSGSSDNSEFSFGGLGSSVAIVNLYGVIDSPTEVVRQLDRWGEDESVKAIVIHINSPGGGVAASQEIYEKVLKVKRETDKPIIASMESVCASGGYYVAAACDQIVADPGTITGSIGVIFQYPIVEEMFNKVGIQYQTIKSGGRKDIGSPFRKPTESDSVVFQAVVDDTYHQFVDVIVANRNLPRDEVLRIADGSIFSGRQAQQIGLVDSLGTFEDAVDLAGELSGLGADPDRVREVPRRGGSIFDLIEGLLHLDISGLIDKNQGLIYPQLRYIFN, from the coding sequence ATGGCAAAGGCGCGGGACATCGTTATCGGAGTGATTATTGCAGGAAGCTTTTTGCTGTTTCTGGCAATGATACTACTGATGTTCTTCCTCGGAAGCGGATCTTCCGATAACAGCGAATTTTCTTTTGGTGGACTGGGAAGCAGTGTAGCCATTGTCAATCTCTACGGCGTCATCGATTCGCCGACTGAAGTTGTGCGCCAGCTCGATCGTTGGGGTGAAGACGAGAGTGTGAAAGCTATCGTCATTCATATCAATTCGCCCGGCGGCGGTGTTGCTGCATCTCAGGAGATTTATGAAAAGGTTCTCAAGGTCAAGCGTGAAACGGACAAGCCGATCATAGCTTCGATGGAGTCAGTTTGTGCCTCCGGTGGATACTATGTCGCAGCAGCCTGCGACCAGATTGTCGCCGACCCGGGCACCATTACCGGTTCTATTGGTGTGATTTTCCAGTATCCGATTGTCGAAGAGATGTTCAATAAGGTCGGTATTCAATATCAGACCATCAAGTCGGGCGGACGCAAAGATATTGGTTCGCCGTTCCGCAAACCGACCGAGTCAGATTCGGTTGTGTTTCAAGCGGTCGTGGATGACACCTATCACCAGTTTGTTGATGTCATCGTTGCCAATAGAAATTTGCCTCGGGACGAAGTCCTTCGCATCGCCGACGGTTCGATCTTCTCCGGACGCCAGGCACAGCAGATCGGTCTCGTAGACTCGCTAGGGACGTTCGAGGACGCTGTCGACCTTGCCGGTGAACTCTCTGGTTTGGGTGCAGATCCCGATCGGGTTCGCGAGGTTCCGCGTCGCGGCGGCAGTATTTTTGATTTGATCGAGGGGCTGTTGCATTTAGATATCAGCGGATTGATAGATAAGAATCAAGGACTGATCTACCCGCAGCTTAGGTACATTTTCAACTGA
- the miaA gene encoding tRNA (adenosine(37)-N6)-dimethylallyltransferase MiaA → MSNSDASVKPTIPVIVGPTAVGKTAVALNLARRFNLEIISCDSRQIYKYMNIGTAKPTLEELGGTPYRLIDYVEPSRTYSSALYRTDAIREIERILDSGRVPLIVGGTGLYLKAVMVGFFATPDPDEYYRKELEALDTTALYNMLMEIDLQAAKVIPQNNRLRVIRALEIHKITGQTKTELSSKGDYPPSRYNFEVFELNRSREKLYQFINFRVDKMIGDGLIDEVEHLREIGFGQSPVLKQTVGYREVIQYLQGEISRDQCIGLIKQKTRNYAKRQITWFRPDPSVVRIDLESETGLQKLVGELDKLKLDT, encoded by the coding sequence ATGTCAAATTCGGACGCATCGGTTAAACCGACTATCCCGGTCATAGTCGGACCAACTGCGGTCGGGAAGACAGCGGTAGCACTCAACCTCGCCCGTCGTTTCAATCTGGAAATCATCTCCTGCGACTCGCGCCAGATCTACAAGTACATGAACATCGGCACCGCCAAACCGACACTGGAGGAACTTGGCGGTACTCCATACCGGCTCATTGACTACGTCGAGCCCAGCCGCACCTACTCTTCGGCGCTGTACAGGACAGACGCTATCCGAGAGATAGAAAGAATCCTGGATTCGGGCAGAGTACCTCTAATCGTCGGTGGCACAGGTCTTTACTTGAAAGCTGTTATGGTGGGCTTCTTCGCAACCCCTGACCCCGACGAATACTACCGTAAAGAACTTGAAGCGCTCGACACAACTGCCTTGTATAACATGCTGATGGAAATTGACTTACAGGCAGCCAAAGTGATTCCTCAAAACAACCGATTACGGGTTATTCGGGCTTTGGAGATTCACAAGATAACTGGGCAAACCAAGACGGAGCTCTCCTCCAAAGGCGACTATCCACCCTCAAGGTATAACTTTGAGGTATTTGAACTAAATCGTTCGCGGGAAAAACTTTATCAATTTATAAATTTTAGGGTCGATAAAATGATAGGGGATGGATTGATCGACGAGGTCGAGCATTTGCGTGAGATCGGGTTCGGTCAATCGCCCGTTTTGAAGCAGACTGTTGGCTACCGCGAGGTTATCCAGTATCTGCAAGGCGAAATCAGCCGCGATCAGTGCATCGGGCTGATTAAGCAAAAGACACGAAACTACGCCAAGAGGCAGATTACCTGGTTTCGCCCCGATCCGAGCGTTGTACGGATAGACCTGGAAAGCGAAACCGGGCTGCAAAAACTCGTTGGCGAACTTGACAAATTAAAACTTGACACGTAA
- the mutS gene encoding DNA mismatch repair protein MutS — MKREVIEIITPGTVTVDSAMPQGHENMLVSICVGQSDRIGLAGLEIATGRVVVFEGNGDSAMDKLESFSPQEVLVSDAADDSVDRRAERIGAQVTKLESWRYQDDYAAERIRTYYNVHSLEAFELAAFPLAVSALGSLLSYVEEMKFAAPLHLSHPRFAEDVDHVYLDASSVRNLELLSSNSSEKKEHSLIGLLDFCRTGMGKRCLARWLVAPLKNIDRIRKRHDAVAVFVSDTDLRSEIESLLANIADLERLSGKLGYRKANPRDLIQLRNSLQKLPAIKNTLSRCNCQLLAEIAAQIPDMESVAVMIDRALVDEPPLLINSGGMIKPGFNSELDSLKGSIKDAVDYVGSLQEKLRSETGISTLKVGFNSVFGYYIEVTKAQQAGVPDYFVRKQTLVNAERYITDELKQKEELILAAEDKINRVEETVFLELREELSKHIVEISNAGRLLGEIDVLLSFAIAARKFNYTRPQLVSESTLEIIEGRHPVIEQLLARGDFVGNDTHLDTGSQQIQLLTGPNMAGKSTYLRQVGLIVIMAQAGSFVPAQSATIGVVDRVFTRVGASDRLTMGESTFLVEMNETSRILNNATPQSLILLDEVGRGTSTYDGLAIAWALCEMLHNDDRLRSRTIFATHFHELTELPALCPRICNYQVQVRRHKDRIIFLRKVVPGGCDDSFGIEVAKLAGIPSSLTRRAKEILDELETGKFEPLKTRSKYHYINPNQLGLFEQKESQSLKRLQKIEIDSLTPIEALNVLAELKEQAEKEHGVKN; from the coding sequence GTGAAGCGGGAAGTCATCGAAATCATCACGCCCGGCACAGTCACTGTCGACAGCGCCATGCCGCAAGGGCATGAAAACATGCTGGTCTCGATTTGTGTCGGACAAAGTGATCGCATCGGTCTTGCGGGACTTGAGATCGCTACCGGAAGAGTCGTCGTCTTCGAGGGAAACGGCGATTCAGCAATGGATAAGCTTGAGTCCTTTAGCCCGCAGGAAGTTTTGGTTTCCGACGCCGCGGACGACAGCGTTGATCGAAGAGCCGAACGTATCGGCGCACAAGTTACGAAGCTGGAAAGTTGGCGCTACCAGGACGACTACGCCGCAGAGCGAATTCGCACCTACTACAATGTACACTCGCTCGAGGCATTTGAATTGGCGGCGTTTCCGTTGGCGGTATCTGCTCTCGGCAGTCTGCTCTCGTACGTCGAAGAAATGAAATTTGCCGCGCCGCTGCATCTAAGCCATCCGCGATTCGCCGAAGACGTCGATCATGTCTACCTCGATGCATCCTCAGTGCGCAATCTCGAGTTGCTCTCCTCAAACTCCAGCGAAAAGAAAGAACACTCGCTGATCGGCTTGCTCGACTTCTGCCGCACCGGTATGGGAAAGCGTTGTCTCGCGCGCTGGCTGGTAGCACCGCTCAAGAATATCGATCGCATTCGCAAACGTCATGATGCAGTCGCAGTGTTTGTTTCGGACACTGATCTTCGCTCAGAGATTGAATCGTTGTTGGCAAACATCGCCGACTTGGAGCGTTTGTCAGGGAAGCTCGGCTATCGCAAAGCCAATCCTCGCGATCTAATCCAGCTTCGCAACAGCCTCCAGAAGCTCCCTGCGATTAAGAATACTCTCAGTCGCTGCAATTGCCAACTGTTGGCGGAAATCGCTGCCCAAATTCCTGATATGGAATCAGTCGCCGTTATGATCGACCGCGCACTTGTCGACGAGCCGCCATTGCTGATTAACTCAGGCGGCATGATCAAGCCGGGATTCAACAGCGAACTCGACTCGCTGAAGGGTTCGATCAAAGATGCCGTCGACTATGTCGGTTCACTGCAGGAAAAGCTGCGCTCTGAAACGGGTATCTCGACCTTGAAAGTTGGATTCAACTCAGTGTTCGGCTACTACATCGAAGTTACCAAAGCACAACAAGCAGGCGTACCTGATTACTTCGTGCGCAAGCAGACATTGGTCAATGCCGAGCGATACATCACTGATGAACTCAAGCAGAAGGAAGAACTGATCCTTGCTGCCGAGGACAAAATCAACCGCGTCGAAGAAACGGTGTTCCTTGAATTGCGCGAGGAACTCTCCAAGCACATCGTCGAGATCAGCAACGCCGGTAGGCTCTTGGGTGAAATTGATGTATTGCTCTCATTTGCAATTGCAGCACGCAAATTCAACTATACGCGACCTCAGCTTGTCAGCGAATCGACGCTTGAAATCATCGAAGGTCGCCATCCAGTAATCGAACAGCTTCTGGCGCGCGGTGACTTTGTCGGCAACGACACACATCTCGATACCGGCAGCCAACAAATACAGTTGCTTACTGGCCCGAACATGGCTGGAAAATCTACTTACTTGCGACAAGTCGGACTTATTGTCATCATGGCGCAAGCCGGATCTTTCGTCCCTGCGCAGTCAGCGACTATCGGCGTTGTCGATCGCGTTTTCACTCGAGTGGGAGCATCCGATAGACTAACGATGGGTGAATCGACGTTTCTCGTGGAGATGAACGAAACTTCGCGAATACTAAACAACGCCACGCCGCAAAGCCTGATTCTGCTCGACGAAGTCGGCCGCGGTACCTCTACCTATGACGGTTTGGCGATTGCGTGGGCGCTTTGTGAAATGCTGCACAATGATGACCGTCTGCGCTCGCGGACTATATTTGCCACTCATTTCCATGAATTGACGGAACTGCCGGCACTGTGTCCGAGGATTTGCAATTATCAGGTGCAGGTGCGTAGACACAAAGATCGTATCATCTTCCTGCGCAAAGTCGTTCCCGGAGGTTGCGATGACAGCTTCGGTATCGAAGTTGCCAAGCTCGCAGGTATTCCGAGTTCGCTTACGCGACGCGCCAAGGAAATCCTTGACGAACTCGAGACTGGCAAATTTGAACCGCTCAAAACACGATCCAAGTATCACTACATCAATCCCAACCAATTGGGATTGTTCGAGCAGAAAGAATCACAAAGTCTCAAGCGCCTACAGAAGATCGAGATCGATTCATTGACTCCGATCGAAGCCCTAAACGTGCTTGCAGAACTAAAAGAGCAGGCGGAGAAGGAACATGGCGTCAAGAATTAA